Proteins encoded in a region of the Streptomyces akebiae genome:
- a CDS encoding coiled-coil domain-containing protein: protein MVRVSYDYDLMTVLARHLWHLRDELDVTSQTDKAFAPGDVGPRRETAEALEDFYGAWKKSFQEGWQVMTDLGNLLDRAGKAFYDQDAAHAAGAAQQVTSQVRDEATRQNDIRKQTLDGKRREALARRLEAGYKTQQARLKKEQDALVQKRNKLDEQIAAQEKRQQELNKQQEELAAKREPLLKQQDELQARQRQLWQEEKELLRQREEKLQAKRDELQQGYEALRAQQEPLIQRQEELQRRQQQLWEDEKALRAEQDAAMEKKVGALEQEQKAYDAKQEALQERQEALWSKREALLSEGGATRADLDAWQREQDALDKERDALWESEGKGLEARWDALEQEQRDQQKAFDPLNERQKEIDAERDALAAEQKPLSERQDELQQKQKDLWALERSTQQEVEDAMKGKQDGLDADRADLQSRLAPLDQESNDLQARQRELWDDQSDTEDAQAALTEEEKPLQQRQQDLQDGFGEEYDKIRDRDFDKDEDLGQLRGMRGQLDDLPPEAFVPKGYTIEDENSTTTVSFQLDENGEIKVDENGDPVETTTTVTNKNTGLSYSETYHPLSGEGDSVTTIRSSDGTVTKVYTDADADGSATRYVTDATGRDTQQIWSKQAGGDWVLRMDKETYLASEAGRQDAQQFLDRPPAYLTVENPVVGADGRPSGDSSPGTTTQLQDGVTRTDYTESDGSVLKVVTNENTGQRFVAGENNEIQEIWQRREDGTWYLRESVTQHERYGDEPPLGTLGENWR, encoded by the coding sequence ATGGTGCGCGTCTCCTACGACTACGACCTGATGACCGTCCTCGCGCGCCATCTGTGGCACCTCCGCGACGAACTGGACGTCACCTCGCAGACGGACAAGGCGTTCGCCCCCGGGGACGTCGGCCCCCGCCGGGAGACGGCCGAGGCCCTGGAGGACTTCTACGGGGCCTGGAAGAAGTCGTTCCAGGAGGGCTGGCAGGTCATGACCGACCTCGGCAACCTCCTCGACAGGGCGGGCAAGGCCTTCTACGACCAGGACGCCGCCCACGCCGCCGGTGCCGCCCAGCAGGTCACCTCCCAGGTTCGCGACGAGGCGACCCGGCAGAACGACATACGCAAGCAGACGCTGGACGGCAAGCGGCGCGAGGCGTTGGCCCGACGTCTGGAGGCCGGCTACAAGACGCAGCAGGCCCGGCTGAAGAAGGAGCAGGACGCCCTCGTCCAGAAGCGGAACAAGCTCGACGAGCAGATCGCGGCCCAGGAGAAGCGGCAGCAGGAGCTCAACAAGCAGCAGGAGGAGCTCGCCGCGAAGCGGGAGCCCCTGCTGAAGCAGCAGGACGAACTCCAGGCCAGGCAGCGGCAGCTGTGGCAGGAGGAGAAGGAACTCCTCAGGCAGCGCGAGGAGAAGCTCCAGGCGAAACGGGACGAACTGCAACAGGGCTACGAGGCCCTCCGCGCGCAACAGGAACCCCTCATCCAGCGGCAGGAGGAGCTCCAGCGCAGGCAGCAGCAGCTCTGGGAGGACGAGAAGGCCCTCCGTGCCGAGCAGGACGCGGCCATGGAGAAGAAGGTCGGCGCCCTCGAACAGGAGCAGAAGGCCTACGACGCCAAGCAGGAGGCGCTCCAGGAGAGGCAGGAAGCTCTCTGGAGCAAGCGGGAGGCCCTGTTGTCCGAGGGCGGCGCCACCCGGGCCGACCTCGACGCCTGGCAGCGTGAGCAGGACGCCCTCGACAAGGAACGCGACGCCCTGTGGGAGTCGGAGGGCAAGGGGCTGGAGGCGCGCTGGGACGCGCTGGAGCAGGAGCAGCGCGACCAGCAGAAGGCGTTCGACCCGCTGAACGAGCGGCAGAAGGAGATCGACGCCGAGCGCGACGCGCTGGCCGCCGAGCAGAAGCCCCTCTCCGAGCGGCAGGACGAGCTGCAGCAGAAGCAGAAGGACCTCTGGGCCCTGGAGAGATCCACCCAGCAGGAGGTCGAGGACGCCATGAAGGGGAAGCAGGACGGCCTCGACGCCGACCGCGCCGACCTCCAGTCGCGACTGGCCCCCCTGGACCAGGAGTCGAACGACCTCCAGGCCCGTCAGCGGGAGCTGTGGGACGACCAGTCGGACACCGAGGACGCGCAGGCCGCGCTGACCGAGGAGGAGAAGCCCCTGCAGCAGCGCCAGCAGGACCTCCAGGACGGCTTCGGCGAGGAGTACGACAAGATCCGCGACCGGGACTTCGACAAGGACGAGGACCTCGGTCAGCTCCGGGGAATGCGTGGCCAGCTGGACGACCTGCCCCCCGAGGCCTTCGTGCCCAAGGGGTACACGATCGAGGACGAGAACAGCACCACCACGGTGTCGTTCCAGCTCGACGAGAACGGTGAGATCAAGGTCGACGAGAACGGTGACCCCGTCGAGACGACCACCACCGTCACCAACAAGAACACGGGCCTGTCGTACTCGGAGACGTACCACCCGCTCTCCGGCGAGGGCGATTCCGTGACGACGATCCGCAGCTCCGACGGCACCGTCACCAAGGTCTACACGGATGCCGACGCCGACGGGTCCGCGACGCGTTACGTCACCGACGCGACCGGCCGGGACACCCAGCAGATCTGGAGCAAGCAAGCCGGCGGCGACTGGGTGTTGCGGATGGACAAGGAGACCTACCTCGCCTCCGAGGCAGGCCGGCAGGACGCCCAGCAGTTCCTGGACAGGCCCCCGGCGTATCTGACGGTGGAGAACCCGGTGGTCGGCGCCGACGGCCGCCCGTCCGGCGACTCCTCCCCGGGAACCACGACCCAGCTGCAGGACGGGGTCACGCGGACGGACTACACGGAATCGGACGGCTCCGTCCTGAAGGTCGTCACCAACGAGAACACGGGACAGCGCTTCGTCGCCGGAGAGAACAACGAGATCCAGGAGATCTGGCAGCGGCGCGAGGACGGGACCTGGTACCTGCGGGAGTCCGTCACCCAGCACGAGCGCTACGGCGACGAACCGCCCCTGGGGACGCTCGGCGAGAACTGGCGCTGA